A window of Rhododendron vialii isolate Sample 1 chromosome 11a, ASM3025357v1 genomic DNA:
ATCATTACAGTTGTCTCTTAGGGAACCAGATTctaattaatttgatttgatgCCTTGGATTAAGTTTGTTCCAGTGATGATCTACTTAACAGTTGCCACCAAAGGTAGAGGCTAAAGGATATGTCGTGTTTTTCCATTCTGCAGGTAATTTGTTACAAGCTGCATTTTTGTATGGGCTTGTTGTCCATTTACAAATCTATCCTATAATCTATGCACTTCCTATTGTCTTGGTTCTGCATCCTTTCCACTTCCGGTCTCATAAAAATACTGCTCTTACGGAATGGAGTTCTAGTAATGGAAGTTTAGCCCAAAATTTAAGCAGCAAGAAATTTGCTGGTGCATACAATTTATGGGTTGCTTTGACCAGCATGTTTACAAAAGAGCGACTTATGTTTGGGCTTATATCTGGAGCTGTATTCTTTATTTGCActggaatttttttctttctgtatGGCTGGGAGTTCTTGCATGAGGCACTGCTGTACCATCTTTTACTTGTACAGACCCAAGGCACAATTTTTCGATATATACTTCTACCACATCTATCTGTGTCACGAGCATGAATTCTCAGTTAAAGAAAAACTCATCTCTTTTCTGCCTCAGTTCATAGTACAGCTGGCCCTTGTGTTCCACTTTGCACAGGATTTACCATTCTGTTTCTTTGTTCAGATGGTAGCATTTGTAGCATTCAATAAGGTATGCTAAGTTCCGTGATTTGTAGCATGTTGTAATATATTTGAATGACTTTCTATTTTTGTGAACGACTTATTTGAATGACTTTCTAACATTTGAATTTAGCTGAATCTACATGAGCTTAATAAAGACACAAATTCCTAGTTTTTATTGGGAAATTTGTTCTTATCAGACGTTTCATTTAAGGTGGAAAAGTTCATTTCTTTGACAGGTCATTTTACAGCACAGTACTTGGTTGTTCTTCTGTCTGTTGCCTCTGATATTGCCATGGAGTAATATGAAGCTTAAATGGAAAGGTTTGCCGTCCATTTTCATATGGATGGGAGCTCAAATCCATTGGCTAATGTGGGGTTATCTTCTTGAATTCAAAGGCAAGAATGTCTTCCTACAGCTCTGGGCTGCAAGCTTACTATTCTTAGCTGCTAATGCCTTCATCCTTATCAAAATAATCCTCCACCACAGATTCTCTCCGTTCAAGCAGTTGGGGCCTGAAAGTTCCAAGGGAACAACTAAACATGAGTGAGAGAGTATGGGCTCCATTCACAGGTTTCACTCCCCATTCTGGTCCAAATTTGGAACTTGAAATGGACAAAATGTGTGCACTTGGTTATGGTATTTGCAAACTTGGTCATCTGAAGATTTATGAGGCGGACAGTATTGTTAGTTTATGATATGGATGATGATCAAATAGAGCTCAGTTCTGGCTCATATCCGGGCAAGATACAATTTGGATAAACACCAAATGACCAAACACCAAACACATACCTCGGTATGACTTGCTTTTAGAAATTGATGGACTGGATAACTCTTAGTGTAGGATTGTAgctcattcttctttttttcgattttgtGAATTGAAATATTTTACTTGACGAGTTGGAAATATTGCTGCTGGgaggtttatttatttatttatttccaaTGGACAATGAGCATTGTCAGAATCACGAAGTGGGGAGGAGGTATACAGATTACCACCTTGGAAATGCATGTTTTCATTCTTCGGTTTTGATAGACATCTATACTTTCAACACTTCCATTTGTTTTTCATATGCTATTTGATATTAATTGTAGCTGTCTTTGccattttgggtttttctttaGAACAAAATGGGGGCTTGTAAGCAAAAACTCAACAACAGAAGGGAGTTTCAAAACTAATACCTTATTGTTGCAGAATGGAAGAGAGATGAAACCAGATGCAACTGAAGCTCAAAATGCTACCATAGCTCTGGTAATGGAAATGATTCCAACACGTACAGCTTCCAATAACAACCAATCCAATTCAAATTTGGTGATTTCCGGTAACACTGGAAACGTTGATGCAGCGGTCAGTGGAGAATTCAAATTTGGTGATTTCCGGTCCAGAGATCGCCTTATCAGAAAAGGTCGTTACATCTAATTCATCAGTCGAAGTGGAGGGGCATTATGGGTTATCGACAACGGAGGAAAATGCTGATACAAAGCGGAATGGGAAGTCAGAAACCAGCAATGGAACAAATAAAAGCTGGGAATCATCGGAATTTGGGAATGCAGATTCCGATGATTCTTCTGCTGCCTTAGACAAGAAGCATGTTTGGTTAGATGGTACTTTGCCAGAAATTAGAGCTGAAGGAACCAACAATGGAGATGCTGCAGCTCAATGAGAAGTTTGATACTCCATAAGTTTGACTCACATCGTTCGTTATTATCAGTTTTCTCGACTAGAGCGGTCTGCTTGATTCTGTTGTGAATATAATTCTAATGTCTAACTAATATGGTTTCTacttgagattaaattctttacaccgccggtgtaaacatttgtttcctccaaatcaattatattgtgcCACGTCGCCATTTTTATTGATTAAGACCACTGTTTTGTAACGTGGCGCgatgtaaataatttattctctttctaCTTTGCATGTTGAACTGTAGGCAAATTATTGAAGCTTTTAATGTGTGTTGTCTATTGAAataaggtttctcttttgataaaCTAGGTACATCGCGACGTACAAGGCACGTCCGTCATGCCCGTTGAATTGAACggtgttgaattttttttggaaatatcggCCGCATAAATTTGATGTAGAGTTTCATATACGTAAGTACGCCATATTTATGAAAGAAACCAGGTTATCCAAGAAAGAAACCAGATTCTCGAATATGCATCCCACTATACTACATAGAACAACTTTAATGGCCTTCATTATGAATCGTGAAGGCAGAATGCAGATTTGCAATTGAAGGTTTAATCAGCAGAATACACTCAGAAAATAGTACGAGTTCTTTGCTGAAGTTGAGATTTCTACCCTCTACTTCAATCTCACATGCAGCAACAAAAACCTACAGTAGCTTCATCCTGCCACTTATTTTCCCCCTTATTACTTGAAACTCATGCAACAAAATTGGCACGAGTTGCCGAAAGGCTACCCTGCAAATGGGAGAGGGGAAAAATACCTAAATCTTGGCCTTGACATTCGACGTGAGTAAACTAAACAAGTTATATGACATTCAAATCTTGAGAATCATATATTATGCGGCAATGTTGATACCATGACATTCAGATCTTAAGTCCAAAATTTTACTCATCAAGGATTTCATTGCATCTCCcatttcttccttttctcttttaagtATTTGACTCTCTGCCTCCCGACATATAGAACATACAAGTTGTATAAGCACCCAAAACCAGGTTTGCAGTGAAGGatatccaaaaaataaacaactatCGTGTATGAAAACAAGTAAACTCAATACCTTATCCTCTACATGACACGGTTCGAAATTCCGCATATGTTCGCAAACAATTTCAACATTTTAGTCAGGTAGTGCCTAGTGAACCAGTAGTGGCACATTCATGCATATCTCATCTAAGCATAGGCGGCCAAATATTAATGTTCACAAACTACAAGACAGGTACGGATAATAACATTAAAACGATAACAAGACGTCCAATCCATGCTTCAAAAATTACACTGTCATTGAATATCAGCTCATCCTTCTTTGGGATACCTTCCAAAAAAAGATACGTAGGGAATTAATATGTAGTACTAATTTCAAGTTTGTCTtcagcctcttttttttttttttagaatggcATTATCATTGCAAAAGCTTAGATCAAATTGAAAGAGTATATACAGAGTACAGGGGAAACGCCCTAACAAGAAAGAGGGAAGGAATTACTAGAGGTGTAAAATGGGTCAggtcggcacgggcacggcacgtttgaaggcggcacggcacgacacgggcacggatTAATCCTGA
This region includes:
- the LOC131308656 gene encoding uncharacterized protein LOC131308656; translation: MKPDATEAQNATIALRSVENSNLVISGPEIALSEKVVTSNSSVEVEGHYGLSTTEENADTKRNGKSETSNGTNKSWESSEFGNADSDDSSAALDKKHVWLDGTLPEIRAEGTNNGDAAAQ